CTGTGGCGAGGAAAGCAATGACGCTGATACCTGTAGCTACGGGTCCTGTTAAATCGTCCTGTAAGGTTTTAATCGGGGTATCCCAAGGCAGTCCTCCCATGGTAGTTGCATGGCTAGTTAGGGGTAACCAAAGAGCACTTATTAGAAGGGGTAAGCAAAGGGTTTTTTGTAAACGATGAATCATATTCAGCTCCAGAGAAAAGATCATAATTAATCAGTTGTGGAGGAAAAAAATCATAATTTTCTAAGTGATACTGCTCTGAGCTATATTCGGTACAGTATTTCATTTCACATACCTGTCGTCCTTGAATAGTTTTATTCATCACAATAATTAAATCTATGCTGTGAGCGATCAATTGTCGATTTATTGAAGTACCTCCTTCTTCAATGAGTTGCTCTAGACGAAATAAAGCACCCTGCGCATCGTTAGCATGCAATGTTGAGATTCCTCCAGGGTGGCCGGTGTTCCATGCTTTGAGTAAAGCTAAGGCTTCGCTACCTCGTACTTCGCCCACAATGATTCGATCAGGACGTAACCTCAGTGTTGTTTTAAGTAAGCGAGTTAAAGAGATATCGTTCGCTGTCGTCATTGAAACAGAGTTAGCGTTATGAAGCTTAATTTCCGGAGTATCTTCTAAAAGAATTAATCGCTCTTTAGGATAGCGTTGTTGTATTTCATTGAGGAGTGCATAGGCCAGAGTGGTTTTACCACTGCCGGTTCCCCCCACCACTAGAATATTGTGATGTGCTGTTAATGCATGGATCATTTGGTCATGTTGATGAAGCGTCATGATGCCTTGATGAATATAGTCAATTAAAGCAATGGGGCGACTCAATGATTTTCTGATGGAAAATATTGGCTGCTGTACTAAGGGTGGAATGACAGCTTCAAAGCGCGCATGATTAAAAGGCAATTCACATTCAAGAATGGGGGTGTCATGATCCACTTTGGTTTTTTTTAAACTAGCTAAGGTTTCAATGGCTAATTGAACTTGGAGAAGATTCAGTTTTTCTTTTTTGCATAATCCTTCGCTACGATGGTCAACCCATAGATGGCCATCGGTGTTAAAGAGTAATTCCGTTATATTAGGATCATTGAGATAAGTTAAAACAATGTCACCAAGATATTTTTGTAGTGCACTAAATTGTCTTGAATGAAACTCTTGAAGTTGACTTTCCATGTTGAGTCCATGATTGAAGGAAAAATAAGAATTGGTTTAGCGATAGCCAACACATCTGTCATTGATATAGGACCAACATAGCGTGAATCTAATGAAAGAGTGGGTAGATGACTGCCATATACCCAATACTGATTAGCGCTTAAGGTAAGATGATGAAGAGGAAAATACTGTTTCGTGGGGTAAGGCTTGCTCTGTGGTAGTAAATATTGATTAATGAATACTCCATTAGACTCTAAGCTAATTCGGTCCCCAGGCACGCCAACAACCGTCTTGATGAGACATGGTGTACATCTAGAGTGCAGAAGGGGAGTGATGACACGATGACACACTAGTATGTGGTCGCCATGATGTAGGGTATTGTGTAATGCACTGATTTGCCAAATCCCGATTGCCTCAGAACTGGTAAAGTTAAAACGATAGTCTGAAATAATGCATATCCCCATGATGAGGATAGGGCTACTCATGAGATAAAATTTGTATAGGGGTTTCATTAGGATTGACCAATATCAAGCTTGGCGGCAGGTAACAGTCTGTAATAGAACAGCTGTTCTTCAAAATAGCGAATTTTGTTAGCAAAAATTGGTGCATGGCCGGTGACCATTACGAGCGCATGCTCTGGAGACAGGCGCATAGCCTCATCGGCAGTGAGCAAAGGACGTCCTGAATAATGTATGCTTTGGGAGGTATGGTTTAACATCATCGCAAAGCGTGACCCTGAGTACTGCTGTTGAGATTGTCCTAAGGTGGTATTGCCCAGCATCCGGGATAATAATTCTGCTGTCTCAATTTTGTTAGGTGCGTAGGCCACACGAATGTGGCAATTACTTATGATAGATTCTTCTCTACCGTAGGCGGTATGCAACTGACTAATGTCTTGGACAATTAATAGGGCTTTTAGTCCATAGCCAGCAATAAATGCCAGAGACTCTTGAAAAATATCTAATTTACCAAGACTTGGGAATTCATCAAGTAGTAATAATAGTCGGTGATGGTACTGACTTTTACCTTGACCTGTCCCATCAAAATACATTTTTTCCGTAAGGCGTCTTACCACTTGATTGATGATCAAGCGAATTAAAGGTTTTAATCGATCTTTGTCGGAGGGAGGGACGATGAGGTAGAGTGTGGTGGTTTCTTGCATAAGGCTTTCTAGTGTAAAGTCAGAATGTCTTGTGTGTTGAGCTATCACTTCATCTTTGTATAATGAAAGAAAAGACAATGCGGTGGATAGGACGCCCGATGCTTCATTAGGAGCTTTATTGAGAAAGCTTTGGGTTGACTGCATGACTAGGGGGTGAGGAGAGTGTCCAAGATGGTGAGTATTTTGTATCTCTCTCATCACTTGCTCGATACTTTTTCCCGGTGTTGAGAGCAAAGATTGAACACGACTCAGGGATTTATCAGTTTCAGCATAGAGTACATGCAAAATCACACCAACTAACAAATCAAAACCTGTCTTGGCCCAATGATCATTGAGCCCGCGTCCGTCTGGATCGACAATCATGGTTGCTATATTCTGCACATCACGGGTTTCAAATTCGCTACCTAACCGAATTTCATTCAAAGGATTAAAACAGTGAGAATCGTGAGAGGTAGGTTCAAACTTCAAGATTCGTTGTTTTAATACCTGTTGTCTATAACCGCTAGTATGATGAAAGTTTTCCCCTTTGATGTCATGAACTAGTGCAGAGGATTGCCAACCCAGTAAAGTAGGTATGACAATACCAATACCCTTGCCGCTGCGGGTGGGCGCGAATACCAAAATATGTTCATCGCCTTGATGTCTTAGATAATGGCGCCCTGTACTATCTTGATAGGATCCCAGATACACGCCATCCTTTTGTTTGCTATCCATTAATCCAGTTGCTATCACTTGTTTTGTTGAGGCCCATCTGGCTGAACCATGATGTGTTTGAAGGTTGCGTAGAATAAAATTGTGTCTTTCATAGCGGTATAGAGTACCAAATAGCCCCATGCATATTAGGCACTTCATGGCAAAATCAGTAGGTAAACTTAAGTTGGTAATGAATAGGTATAGGCTTATCGGCGGGAGATTATTCGGTAGAACAATACCCATTAGCCACCATAGCGAATAGGTCAGTAAGATAAGTTTTACTACATTCATATCACGAGTGGTGGAGAGTGTTGGGGGAGTATTGTGAGAGTTCGTTGACATGTGATGTATTGTTGAGACGAGTTACACGTTGACGGTCTGGAATTGTTGTATCATTTGTTCAATTTGCCATTGTTGGTAAAGAAATTTAGTAGCTTCCAAAGCTTGCTTGATGGCAAGTTCGATACTAACGGTCTCTTTTTTTAGTAATTCTATCCAGTGCGCTGTATAGGATAGATGTTGCTCTTGGGTTTGATCAGGATGTACTGCAGTAAAATGTAGCTCTAACTCACGGCACAGAAGAAAAGCGCCTATTTCAGCGGTAATCTCCTCTATGCAATAAGCGCGACTCCCAAATTGACCGGTTTGGTCACGTGCTAAGCGTTGAATGCTTCCCGAGGCATGTGTTAGTTCATGGGCAAAAGTACTCTCTCGTCCATAGATACTGGTAAACTGATGGGAGAGAGGTAGTTTAATCATATCTAAATGAGGAGAGTAGTAAGCAAGATCAGAGGAAGTTTCGATGACGCTAACCCCGAGTCTCTGAGCGATAATGGGAAGGGGGTTATGGTTTTTGAATTCTGTGATGACAGTGTTGCTCTTTTCTAGAGGAGGAATACCGGAGATTTGTTCGGCATTAAACACCCTGGTAAGTCTATAGCTGATTCTATCTTTAGCAGTCTCTGTGTTTGTTGCAACGCCTTGACCATCTCTGACGTCAGCTTTTATTATTTTTTTGATAGGAAGATATATTACTGTTCCTTTTTGTTGTGATCGTATAGACCAACCCGCTTTATTTGCTTGATTAAAACCCACCCATCTTGGGTCTAGGAAGTGATTAAGCTCTGCTGTGAGTGATAGGTGAAGGGAGTTTATTCCTTGGTAGAATTGCTGGGTCAGCGGATTATAGGGTTTTTGTTGATTTGTTGTTGCTCCTTCATTCCAAGGTTTTTGCCAAGGAGGTAGTTGATTCTTATCGATCAGAAGAAGCAGTTTCTGGACAAACTCCTGCAGGATAATATTCCTTATGTCGCTCATAATTTATACCTAATTCTAAATAAGTACAATCATCATTAGCGGAAAAACCCATCGATTTTATGTTGTTAGTGACGATTTTTTCCTAAAAAATTACATTAATATCTACAGCTAATTATTAATAACTTATTAATTTTAAACAATATTATCTTTTATAAGAAAAACTTATGATTGAAAAAATAGGTTGTAAATTTACTTCTTATAATCCTGCTAACGAATCTTCAGTAAGATAAAGCTTGATAATAATTTGTATAGAAAAAGGTGAACTATGGCGATTTATAATTTTAGTGCTGGACCTGCAGTGCTTCCAGATGTGGTCATTAAACAAGCTCAACAAGAATTAGCAAATTGGCAGGATAGTGGTATGTCTGTGATGGAGATGTCTCATCGCGGTCCAGAATTTATGTCTATTCATGAACAGGCAAAGCAAAATTTAAGAGAATTGTTAAATATTCCCAACAATTACCATATTCTATTTTTGCAAGGTGGGGCCAGCCAACAGTTTTCTATGGTACCCATGAACTTAGCTGCCATGAGTAATGAGGTGGATTATTTACATACGGGTGAATGGTCAAAAAAAGCTATAGCCGAGGCTAAAAAAATAGCGCAGGTAAATATTGTGGCTAACGCAGAGGACAAACATTTTACTTATGTTCCTGATTTTTCCACTTGGACATTAAACCCCCACGCGGCTTACTTACACATTACCCCTAATGAAACCATTGGTGGTGTGGAGTTTTATGATTTACCCCAAACAGGACAAGTCCCAATTGTGGCGGATATGTCCTCCACCATACTCTCACGCCCCTTTGATGTGAGTCGATTTGGACTTATCTATGCGGGTGCGCAAAAAAATATGGGCATTGCCGGATTAACTACGGTGATAATTCGAGAGGACCTCGTTGGTAAGGCTAAAGCCGGAACTCCAGCTATGATGGATTATAAAGTTCATGCTGATAATGACTCCATGTATAACACTCCGCCAGCTTTCTCTATCTATATGGCAGGCTTAGTATTTAAATGGCTACAAGCCAACGGTGGATTAGAGGCGATGGCTAAATTAAACCTTCAAAAAGCGAAGCTGGTCTATGACACTATCGATGCTAGCCAAGACTTTTATCAGTCTCCCGTTGCCATATCTAACCGTTCATGGATGAATATCCCCTTTACTTTACACAATAATGAGTTAGATAAACCCTTCTTGAAGGGGGCTGAAGGGCGTGGCTTGCTACAATTAAAAGGTCATCGCTCTGTTGGGGGTATGCGCGCATCCATTTATAATGCTATGCCAATCGAAGGTGTAGTGGCCTTAACACAGTACATGAAGGAGTTTCAACAGCAAAATGGCTAATATTTTTTCAATTCAAACACTTAACAAAATCTCTCATGATGGCTTAAAGCGCTTTCCTCAACCCCAATACTTAATAGGTAATGAAGTTGAGAAACCGGATGCTATCTTGGTACGCTCGCAAAATATGCATGATATGCCTATCCCAACCTCCGTGATTGCTATAGCCAGAGCTGGGGCAGGAACTAACAATATCCCTATTCCCGTTATGAGTGAGAGGGGGGTCCCCGTATTTAATGCGGCGGGTGCCAATGCTAATGCCGTGAAAGAACTGGTCTTAGCGGGGATGTTAATGGCAGCCAGAAATATTATTCCCTCCCTCCAGTTTACCGCTTCGTTAAGGGGCGATGATGCAACACTTCACCAATTGGTGGAGGAGGGAAAGAAAAGCTTTGTGGGGTCGGAACTCAAGGGGAGATCTCTGGGCGTAGTGGGTTTAGGCGCCATAGGTCGATTGGTAGCAGATATGGCTTTAGCCTTGGGGATGAAAGTGTATGGATTTGATCCTGAAATTACGGTGGATGCTGCCTGGAGTCTGTCTGCGTCCGTTAAAAAATGTAATACCATTGAGGAGCTTTTGCGCCATTGTGATTTTGTTAGCTTACATGTACCGCTCTTACCCGCTACGAGAGGTTTGATGAATGCCCAACGACTTGCCGTCCTGAAAAAAAATGCAATTTTACTAAATTTTTCTCGGGATGCGATTGTCGATACGGAGGCTGTTATAGCGAGTCTTGATAATAAGCATTTACGTTATTATGTCTGTGATTTTCCTGAGGTGAAAATAGCAGGGCATGCACAAGTGATAGCGCTCCCTCATTTGGGCGCTTCCACTAATGAGGCAGAGGAGAACTGTGCTGTGATGGTGGTAGATCAAGTGAGAGACTACCTTGAGCATGGTAATTTAACCAATTCGGTAAACTTCCCAAATCTTTTTATGGCGAGAGAATCAAACCATCGCTTGAGTATTGCACATAATAATGTTCCCAATATGTTAGGACAAATTTCTACCACTCTTGCAAAGGCCTCAGTCAATATTCATAACATGATTAATAAATCCCGAGGGGACTTGGCTTATACCTTAGTAGACAATGACTCACCTATTATTGAGAAAGTAGTGAAAGAGTTAAAGACAATACCTGGTGTATTGTTAGTTCGAAATTTACCTATGTTGGATCTCTAATAGAGGTATTACGCCACTTAAATCCACCCGTGTTAAGGCATGGGTGGCTTCTTTTCTAACAATTGGCTTTGCGTGATAGGCAATACTGATATCGGCTTCCTTCATCATTAATAAATCATTTGCGCCATCGCCAATGGCAACCACTTCTTTTGGTTCTTTTTGATTGTGTAAGTAGTAGTTGAGCCAGTAGGCTTTGGCTTTCGCATCAATGATGTCTCCGACAACTTGACCGGTTAATAAGCCATTCTTTATTTCCAAGGTATTCGCTTTAGAGTAAGTGATATTTAGTTTTTTTTGTAGTTTTTCTGTGAAAAAGTTAAATCCCCCCGACACTAACAAAGTCTCAATACCCTGTTGATGAAAATGTGACAACATGTCTTCTCCTCCAGGAGTGATATGTAACCTTTCCTCATAGACCTGTGATAAGGTGGATTCTGGTAAACCCTTTAATAGACTCACTCGTCGTCTTAAGCTTTCTGGAAAATCTATTTCTCCACGCATAGCGCTTTCTGTGATTGCAGCTACTTGTGATTTTATACCCATAAAATCGGCAATCTCATCAATACACTCTATAGTAATGAGTGTTGAATCCATATCCATGACTATTAAAGATACATTCGATAATTTTCTGGTATCAGGAATGCAAGCAATATCAATAAGATGTTTTTCTGCAATAGTGAGTAAATGATTATTGATCGCTGTAGAAGATAAATAAATCAAATGTTCATTGATTTGATTTATCGGGTAATGAGGAATTAATTCACTGATAAGGGTTTGGCTAAAGGGATGGGAAGATTGTAAAACTGTATAAAAAATTGTCATAAAAACACTACAATAAGGATCAGGGGAAACCCTTATTGTAGCAATAACTCATAATCTAAGTGGTTTGGTTTTTACTTAGTTGCTTAAAAGTCTAACAGTATCGTTGTGGCGGGAGAGCGCAACGGCATAAGTATAGGCACGATGTTGAGCCTGTAACAAACGTCTCTTCTGCTCTTCAATTCGACCTAAATCAAGAGTCCGCTGGTCTTGGTTGAGATGGACTACATCACGCTGATAAACGGATTGTAGTAAAGAGAGTTGTTTTGACTCAAGGATGACATCTTGTATGCTTTGATTATATAAAGCGGTGTACACGTGATTGATATTATGAGGAACGGCTCCGTCTCCTGTGAGGGGCTTTATTTCGTTATATTCATCTTGAATGGCTCGTTGCTTTGCGTCAAAGTTATCAGCATGTGCCATCAATGCACCAAAACTCATGGCAAGAAAAGCCAAGACAAGACCGCTAATACGTAATGATTGGGTTATCATTTAATTCTCCTTAATCAGGTTGGCAGACAGTGAACTTTTAATTATTAAAATGGGAAAATTTCCCATAAGTTCATTGTACTTTACTTGTGGGAAAAAATCCCATAAAATTTACTTATGGTTAGTAAAAAAATAAAACTTGATCCGCAATTGGTATTAAAACAAACGTTGATCATTATGCAGCCTCTGATTTTGTGGCTGTTAAGGTCTGGTGTCCGCCATCCTGAATTTTCTGTGGCAATTAAACAGGTTTTTTTAGAACAAGCCTCGCAAGAATTAACACGCCTTGGCGTAAAACAAACGGATTCTGCTTTAAGTCTTTTGTCTGGTTTACATCGTAAAGATGTGCGCTCTCTTATTCCTGTCCTACAACAATTAGTTGAATCAGGGGGGGATCGACCCCGTGAACTGTTAGGTAAACCTACTCTTCCCTCACAAATTATGACTCGCTGGTTAGCCAGTGGTTGGCAGGATATACTTCCTTTAACAGGAGATAACCGCTCTTTTGAAAAGTTAGTCCGGCAAGTTTCCTCAGATGTCCATCCGCGCTCTGTAATTAATGAATTAGAACGCCTTGGGATGATTGAAGTGGACGAACAGCAAGTCCGTTTAATCCGTGATGCCTTTGTCCCTGATCCCTCTATGGTTGAAGCTGGAAATTTATTAGCGGGTAGTACAGCGGATCATCTTGCTGCTGGCGTCCATAATCTTTCTGACATGAATGATCATAAATTTCTTGAACAGAGTGTTTTTGCCGATGGGCTTACAGAGCAATCCATTATTGAATTAGAAAATCTTGCTAAAGCGCTATGGTTACAAGTGATGAGTTCTTTAATTGAAGCGGCTGTCCCTTTAAGCGATAAAGATGAGCCCAATGGAGGCGACCAAAGAATTCGTATTGGTATGTTTTGTTATAGCGAACCTATTCACTCAAACTCGAACACATTACCAAAAAAAAATAAAAACAATAATAATGAGATGATTTCCAATAAAAACAATAAATCCTCTGATCCGCAATCTGTTGCCAAACGAAATGAAACATCTTAGGGAGTTCAATATGTTTTTCATTCGCTGTCTGCTTAACCGTCACGATTATTCACTTACTGCTTTATTTTTTATCTCTCTTGTATTCTTAAGTTCTTGTGGTGGGGGGGCGGCAGCAGTTGCAGGGGTGGGTAGTGGTGGGACAGGTGTTGTGATTCAAGGGTTGGTGACAGGTTTTGGTAGTGTATTCATTGACGGCACTGAGTATCCTCTTAGTACCACCGCTAATATCAGTGAAACCTTTGATGGTTCTAGTACTTCCTCAGGGTTGTTATCATTGGGGCAGGTGGTAACCGCTACGGTGGATAGTTCCTCTACGGTGGTCTCCGCTGAAATTACACCTGATTTACAAGGTGTCATTACTTATCAACCGACTGCTTTTACCACTGCGGTAAATGGTACATGTGCCGCCTCAACAGACTATTACCTATATGTTTTAAATCAACCAGTTAGAATTGTCACTCAAGCATGTAATACTTCCTTAGGCGTTACAACTGTTTTTAACGAACCCTTTTCGCAATGTACCGCTAACAGTAGCTGTACATTGGGTTCTCCCAATGGATTTGTTAATAGTCTGATTACAGGTGCTGAAGTTAAAGTTCATGGTTTCTGGGTACTTAATCCTTCTACACAAAAGCCTGAGCTCATTGCTACCAGAATTGATGAGTATTACGTCCCCACCAATAGTACGGTTTATTACAACAATCCTGTTGGTGTCAATCAACCAGCCACAAATTATGAACTCAGTGGTATTGTGACCGCGGTGTCTTCCGGTACGGTTCAAATTAATGGTGGCAATGGGGTTAACGGTGGAAATAATACAACAAATAGTTACGGTGGTTCGACGGTCTCTTCTTTGATAGTCCCTAGTACGCTGGCCAATAACCAAGTGGTTTCAATGTTTGTTCCTAGTACTAATTGGCTCAGTTATTTCCCTAGCTCTTATCTCGGTACGGCTTATTCGCCTACTACCGCTCTTGCTGTATCTAACTTAGTCATCCAGTCTGCCACCAGTTTTGCTAATGGTACCAACCCCACTGTTCAGGTAAGTGGCATTATTACCTCACTATCTGGCAATACAGCAATCATTAACGGTACTTCTGTTGTCCTTCCCTCTGGTTGTACATATTGCACTGTAGGGGATTATGTACGTCTGAAAGGAACTAATCATCAAGGTGAGCTGGATGGGGCTACCGTTGAACAGTCATTGCCTTCAAACGAGAGCCTTGCTTCCACCGTCGTTAATTTAAATGGGATTATTGTCTTTCCTGCGCCGGTTAATGGGGTGACGACAATTGTCTTTCAGGGGGTTACCATTAATGCTTCCAATATTAATTTGACGGGATGTATTCCAGGCGCCACGCAACTCGTTCAGGTTAAAGCAAATTTTAATTCCGGCTCGTTACAAGCCAGCAGTGTAACTTGTTCAACTATTTCAAATACTGTTAGCGCTAATACTGTGGCCGATTACGTGGGGATTACCGCTAATTTCTCAAGAAACATTAATCAATTTAACTTCTTAAGCAACAACACTAATTATATTGTTACTTACAATTCTAATACCTATATCGAAAGTGATCTCACGTCTAGTTCAAGTAATATTG
This sequence is a window from Ferrovum sp. JA12. Protein-coding genes within it:
- a CDS encoding TrbC/VirB2 family protein, coding for MIFSLELNMIHRLQKTLCLPLLISALWLPLTSHATTMGGLPWDTPIKTLQDDLTGPVATGISVIAFLATGAALVFGEELGGIAKRALFVVLGVAMIVLGNNFLMALGLTGALVS
- the trbB gene encoding P-type conjugative transfer ATPase TrbB, which produces MESQLQEFHSRQFSALQKYLGDIVLTYLNDPNITELLFNTDGHLWVDHRSEGLCKKEKLNLLQVQLAIETLASLKKTKVDHDTPILECELPFNHARFEAVIPPLVQQPIFSIRKSLSRPIALIDYIHQGIMTLHQHDQMIHALTAHHNILVVGGTGSGKTTLAYALLNEIQQRYPKERLILLEDTPEIKLHNANSVSMTTANDISLTRLLKTTLRLRPDRIIVGEVRGSEALALLKAWNTGHPGGISTLHANDAQGALFRLEQLIEEGGTSINRQLIAHSIDLIIVMNKTIQGRQVCEMKYCTEYSSEQYHLENYDFFPPQLINYDLFSGAEYDSSFTKNPLLTPSNKCSLVTPN
- a CDS encoding S26 family signal peptidase → MKPLYKFYLMSSPILIMGICIISDYRFNFTSSEAIGIWQISALHNTLHHGDHILVCHRVITPLLHSRCTPCLIKTVVGVPGDRISLESNGVFINQYLLPQSKPYPTKQYFPLHHLTLSANQYWVYGSHLPTLSLDSRYVGPISMTDVLAIAKPILIFPSIMDSTWKVNFKSFIQDNLVHYKNILVTLF
- a CDS encoding type IV secretory system conjugative DNA transfer family protein — encoded protein: MSTNSHNTPPTLSTTRDMNVVKLILLTYSLWWLMGIVLPNNLPPISLYLFITNLSLPTDFAMKCLICMGLFGTLYRYERHNFILRNLQTHHGSARWASTKQVIATGLMDSKQKDGVYLGSYQDSTGRHYLRHQGDEHILVFAPTRSGKGIGIVIPTLLGWQSSALVHDIKGENFHHTSGYRQQVLKQRILKFEPTSHDSHCFNPLNEIRLGSEFETRDVQNIATMIVDPDGRGLNDHWAKTGFDLLVGVILHVLYAETDKSLSRVQSLLSTPGKSIEQVMREIQNTHHLGHSPHPLVMQSTQSFLNKAPNEASGVLSTALSFLSLYKDEVIAQHTRHSDFTLESLMQETTTLYLIVPPSDKDRLKPLIRLIINQVVRRLTEKMYFDGTGQGKSQYHHRLLLLLDEFPSLGKLDIFQESLAFIAGYGLKALLIVQDISQLHTAYGREESIISNCHIRVAYAPNKIETAELLSRMLGNTTLGQSQQQYSGSRFAMMLNHTSQSIHYSGRPLLTADEAMRLSPEHALVMVTGHAPIFANKIRYFEEQLFYYRLLPAAKLDIGQS
- a CDS encoding zincin-like metallopeptidase domain-containing protein, with the protein product MSDIRNIILQEFVQKLLLLIDKNQLPPWQKPWNEGATTNQQKPYNPLTQQFYQGINSLHLSLTAELNHFLDPRWVGFNQANKAGWSIRSQQKGTVIYLPIKKIIKADVRDGQGVATNTETAKDRISYRLTRVFNAEQISGIPPLEKSNTVITEFKNHNPLPIIAQRLGVSVIETSSDLAYYSPHLDMIKLPLSHQFTSIYGRESTFAHELTHASGSIQRLARDQTGQFGSRAYCIEEITAEIGAFLLCRELELHFTAVHPDQTQEQHLSYTAHWIELLKKETVSIELAIKQALEATKFLYQQWQIEQMIQQFQTVNV
- the serC gene encoding 3-phosphoserine/phosphohydroxythreonine transaminase, translated to MAIYNFSAGPAVLPDVVIKQAQQELANWQDSGMSVMEMSHRGPEFMSIHEQAKQNLRELLNIPNNYHILFLQGGASQQFSMVPMNLAAMSNEVDYLHTGEWSKKAIAEAKKIAQVNIVANAEDKHFTYVPDFSTWTLNPHAAYLHITPNETIGGVEFYDLPQTGQVPIVADMSSTILSRPFDVSRFGLIYAGAQKNMGIAGLTTVIIREDLVGKAKAGTPAMMDYKVHADNDSMYNTPPAFSIYMAGLVFKWLQANGGLEAMAKLNLQKAKLVYDTIDASQDFYQSPVAISNRSWMNIPFTLHNNELDKPFLKGAEGRGLLQLKGHRSVGGMRASIYNAMPIEGVVALTQYMKEFQQQNG
- a CDS encoding phosphoglycerate dehydrogenase, producing the protein MANIFSIQTLNKISHDGLKRFPQPQYLIGNEVEKPDAILVRSQNMHDMPIPTSVIAIARAGAGTNNIPIPVMSERGVPVFNAAGANANAVKELVLAGMLMAARNIIPSLQFTASLRGDDATLHQLVEEGKKSFVGSELKGRSLGVVGLGAIGRLVADMALALGMKVYGFDPEITVDAAWSLSASVKKCNTIEELLRHCDFVSLHVPLLPATRGLMNAQRLAVLKKNAILLNFSRDAIVDTEAVIASLDNKHLRYYVCDFPEVKIAGHAQVIALPHLGASTNEAEENCAVMVVDQVRDYLEHGNLTNSVNFPNLFMARESNHRLSIAHNNVPNMLGQISTTLAKASVNIHNMINKSRGDLAYTLVDNDSPIIEKVVKELKTIPGVLLVRNLPMLDL
- the serB gene encoding phosphoserine phosphatase SerB gives rise to the protein MTIFYTVLQSSHPFSQTLISELIPHYPINQINEHLIYLSSTAINNHLLTIAEKHLIDIACIPDTRKLSNVSLIVMDMDSTLITIECIDEIADFMGIKSQVAAITESAMRGEIDFPESLRRRVSLLKGLPESTLSQVYEERLHITPGGEDMLSHFHQQGIETLLVSGGFNFFTEKLQKKLNITYSKANTLEIKNGLLTGQVVGDIIDAKAKAYWLNYYLHNQKEPKEVVAIGDGANDLLMMKEADISIAYHAKPIVRKEATHALTRVDLSGVIPLLEIQHR
- a CDS encoding DUF6502 family protein gives rise to the protein MVSKKIKLDPQLVLKQTLIIMQPLILWLLRSGVRHPEFSVAIKQVFLEQASQELTRLGVKQTDSALSLLSGLHRKDVRSLIPVLQQLVESGGDRPRELLGKPTLPSQIMTRWLASGWQDILPLTGDNRSFEKLVRQVSSDVHPRSVINELERLGMIEVDEQQVRLIRDAFVPDPSMVEAGNLLAGSTADHLAAGVHNLSDMNDHKFLEQSVFADGLTEQSIIELENLAKALWLQVMSSLIEAAVPLSDKDEPNGGDQRIRIGMFCYSEPIHSNSNTLPKKNKNNNNEMISNKNNKSSDPQSVAKRNETS